From Camelus dromedarius isolate mCamDro1 chromosome 12, mCamDro1.pat, whole genome shotgun sequence, the proteins below share one genomic window:
- the LOC105104395 gene encoding uncharacterized protein LOC105104395, with product MEGLPPVPRPASPLKLEHLNGTLPEGEGCSSRDEACGQETETGGPTTQADGASRLPGGEASPPLLQTLCTSALNTSLSRSAFQGTVDFLEKAHRSLPSQLSKVTDERHQASSHQRALGSSFSREGRRTCRKTLFLQKVQSCWPGKSGDGSSKSRRRRKRKKDWWRQTPKGSGPCRTRSWAGTSRKSQTSGGRKADDSRADRTHSQRAGGGGRSAAGEGPAPQRDPAAAPEAPDASRSPRGSPDAASGEVVQGGSILLRAGEEAGRRKGTDDLHTADPRRLPRGGRGPGPALEENRAHQQKEVLFVEKRAQESWMGAAGMERKPQELREDN from the exons ATGGAGGGCCTGCCACCTGTCCCCAGGCCCGCATCCCCCCTGAAGCTGGAGCACCT AAATGGCACACTTCCCGAAGGAGAAGGATGCTCTTCCCGCGATGAAGCCTGTGGACAAGAGACTGAGACCGGGGGACCCACGACCCAAGCCGATGGAGCCAGCAGGCTGCCCGGCGGGGAAGCCAGTCCTCCCCTCTTACAAACTTTATGCACGTCGGCTCTGAACACAAGCCTGAGCAGGTCGGCCTTTCAGGGCACCGTGGACTTCCTAGAAAAGGCTCACAGGAGCCTGCCTTCTCAGCTCTCCAAAGTGACCGATGAGAGACACCAAGCCTCCAGCCACCAGAGAGCACTGGGGAGCAGCTtcagcagagagggaaggaggaccTGCAGGAAAACCCTCTTTCTCCAGAAAGTCCAGAGCTGCTGGCCTGGGAAATCGGGAGATGGAAGCAGCAAGtccaggagaaggaggaagagaaagaaagactggTGGAGGCAGACGCCCAAAGGGAGTGGGCCCTGCAGGACAAG GTCCTGGGCTGGAACCTCAAGGAAGAGCCAGACCAGTGGGGGAAGAAAAGCAGATGACTCAAGAGCTGACCGGACACATAGCCAGCGTGCAGGCGGAGGAGGCAGGTCTGCGGCGGGAGAAGGCCCGGCTCCACAGCGAGACCCAGCAGCTGCGCCAGAGGCTCCAGATGCTTCCCGGAGTCCACGTGGATCACCTGACGCAGCTTCAGGAGAAGTGGTGCAAGGAGGAAGCATCCTGCTCAGAGCTGGAGAGGAAGCTGGCCGCCGCAAGGGGACAGACGACCTCCACACAGCAGATCCGCGGCGTCTACCAAGAGGTGGCCGAGGCCCAGGGCCAGCACTGGAGGAAAACCGTGCCCACCAGCAGAAGGAGGTCCTCTTTGTGGAGAAGAGAGCCCAGGAGAGCTGGATGGGGGCCGCGGGGATGGAGAGAAAGCCCCAGGAGCTCAGGGAAGACAACTAG